Proteins found in one Streptomyces sp. CB09001 genomic segment:
- a CDS encoding potassium channel family protein, which produces MKLPGQDAIARQADEHFVTHKVKLPRKLVEHPFRQVAKRLSIALVVLVVTAVIVYADHDGYTDNSDGSVDLLDSFYYATVTLSTTGYGDITPVSDAARLTNIFVITPLRVLFLIILVGTTLEALTERTREEWRLNRWRSALRDHTVVVGFGTKGRSAIQTVCATGLRKDQVVVVDPSGKAIEAATAHGYAGVVGDATRSDVLNRAEAYRAKQIIIATQRDDTAVLVTLTARQLNRGAKIVVAVREEENAPLLKQSGADAVITSASAAGRLLGLSVLSPAAGMVMEDLISQGSGLDLVERPVIKAEVGKHLREVDDLVVSVLRGHRVLGYDDPAVGGLELTDRLITIVRATPATHVAPDARPLPRD; this is translated from the coding sequence GTGAAACTTCCGGGCCAGGACGCCATCGCGCGTCAGGCGGACGAGCACTTCGTGACCCACAAGGTGAAGCTCCCCAGGAAACTGGTGGAGCATCCGTTCCGTCAGGTCGCCAAGCGGTTGTCCATCGCCCTGGTGGTCCTCGTCGTGACGGCCGTCATCGTGTACGCGGACCATGACGGCTACACCGACAACTCCGACGGTTCCGTCGACCTCCTCGACTCCTTCTACTACGCCACCGTCACCCTCTCCACCACCGGATACGGTGACATCACGCCCGTCAGCGACGCCGCCCGGCTGACCAACATCTTCGTCATCACGCCCCTGCGCGTGCTCTTCCTGATCATCCTGGTCGGCACCACGCTGGAAGCCCTCACCGAGCGCACTCGGGAGGAGTGGCGCCTGAACCGCTGGAGGTCCGCCTTGCGGGATCACACCGTCGTCGTCGGCTTCGGAACCAAGGGGCGGTCGGCGATCCAGACCGTCTGCGCGACCGGGCTGCGCAAGGACCAGGTGGTCGTGGTCGACCCGAGCGGCAAGGCCATCGAGGCCGCGACGGCCCACGGCTACGCGGGTGTGGTCGGTGACGCGACCCGCAGCGACGTGCTCAACCGGGCCGAGGCGTACCGGGCGAAGCAGATCATCATCGCCACGCAGCGCGACGACACGGCCGTGCTGGTCACACTGACGGCCCGGCAGCTCAACCGCGGGGCGAAGATCGTGGTCGCGGTCCGCGAGGAGGAGAACGCGCCGCTGCTGAAGCAGTCCGGCGCCGACGCCGTGATCACCAGCGCCAGTGCCGCGGGGCGGCTGCTCGGGCTCTCCGTGCTCAGCCCCGCCGCCGGCATGGTCATGGAGGACCTGATCAGCCAGGGCAGCGGACTCGACCTCGTCGAACGGCCCGTCATAAAGGCCGAGGTGGGCAAGCACCTGCGGGAGGTGGACGACCTGGTGGTGAGCGTGCTGCGCGGGCACCGGGTCCTGGGCTACGACGACCCGGCCGTCGGCGGGCTGGAGCTGACGGACCGTCTGATCACGATCGTACGGGCGACGCCTGCCACCCATGTGGCGCCCGACGCCCGCCCGCTCCCCCGCGACTGA
- a CDS encoding molybdopterin molybdotransferase MoeA, giving the protein MTSPGTRADAEAEDLDVEEALALVRENPGHGGHGGHGGHGGHGGRDGQGGHGGQGAPAPHHPADAHHHATPWPEARATAERAARTAARAARRTPVAVPLDTALGLTLAAPLAALTDLPSFDTSAMDGWAVAGPGPWAVRDEGVLAGHAAPAPLTDGEAVRIATGARIPPDTTAVLRTEHGRSDERGRLHPTREVVHGQDIRPRGQECRSGDQLLPVGTLATPAVLGLAAAAGYDTLTAVPRPRVDVLVLGDELLTQGLPHDGLIRDALGPMLPPWLRALGAEVRTARRIGDDAKALHRAVTTSEADLIVTTGGTAAGPVDHVHPTLRRIGAELLVDGVKARPGHPMLLARLKDDQHLVGLPGNPLAAVSGLLTLAEPLLRTLAARPAPEPYTLPLRDAVHGHPYDTRLVPVVLRGEGAVPLHYNGPAMLRGIAAADALAVVPPGGARSGQEAELLDLPWATGGIGVCFT; this is encoded by the coding sequence ATGACCTCCCCCGGCACGCGTGCCGACGCGGAGGCCGAGGACCTCGATGTCGAGGAGGCGCTCGCCCTCGTGAGGGAGAACCCGGGTCACGGCGGTCACGGCGGTCACGGCGGCCACGGAGGTCACGGAGGACGCGACGGACAAGGTGGTCACGGCGGCCAAGGTGCGCCCGCCCCGCACCACCCGGCGGACGCGCACCACCACGCCACCCCCTGGCCCGAGGCCCGGGCGACCGCGGAGCGCGCCGCCCGCACCGCCGCCCGTGCCGCCCGCCGCACCCCCGTCGCCGTGCCTCTCGACACGGCCCTCGGCCTCACCCTGGCCGCACCCCTGGCCGCTCTCACCGACCTGCCCTCCTTCGACACCTCCGCGATGGACGGCTGGGCCGTCGCCGGACCGGGCCCCTGGGCGGTGCGCGACGAGGGGGTCCTGGCCGGACACGCGGCGCCCGCGCCCCTGACCGACGGCGAGGCCGTCCGCATCGCCACCGGCGCACGGATCCCCCCGGACACCACCGCCGTACTGCGCACCGAGCACGGCCGCTCCGACGAACGCGGACGCCTGCACCCCACCCGCGAGGTCGTCCACGGCCAGGACATCCGTCCCCGCGGCCAGGAGTGCCGCAGCGGCGACCAGCTGCTGCCCGTCGGCACCCTCGCGACCCCGGCGGTCCTGGGGCTGGCGGCGGCGGCCGGATACGACACGCTCACCGCGGTACCCCGCCCCCGCGTCGACGTCCTGGTCCTCGGTGACGAGCTGCTCACCCAGGGTCTCCCGCACGACGGACTCATCCGGGACGCGCTCGGCCCGATGCTGCCTCCGTGGCTGCGCGCCCTCGGCGCCGAGGTCCGCACCGCCCGCCGGATCGGCGACGACGCCAAGGCCCTGCACCGCGCCGTCACGACCTCCGAGGCCGACCTGATCGTCACGACCGGCGGCACCGCAGCGGGCCCGGTCGACCACGTCCACCCGACGCTGCGCCGTATCGGCGCCGAACTCCTCGTGGACGGCGTCAAGGCCCGCCCCGGCCACCCGATGCTGCTGGCCCGTCTCAAGGACGACCAGCACCTCGTCGGGCTGCCCGGCAATCCCCTCGCCGCCGTCTCCGGACTGCTCACCCTCGCCGAGCCGCTGCTGCGCACGCTCGCCGCCCGCCCGGCGCCCGAGCCGTACACGCTGCCGCTGCGGGACGCCGTGCACGGGCACCCGTACGACACCCGGCTCGTGCCCGTCGTACTGCGCGGCGAGGGCGCCGTGCCGCTGCACTACAACGGCCCGGCGATGCTGCGCGGCATCGCGGCCGCCGACGCCCTGGCCGTCGTACCCCCGGGCGGTGCGCGGTCGGGACAGGAGGCCGAGCTGCTTGACCTGCCCTGGGCCACCGGCGGAATCGGGGTGTGTTTCACGTGA
- a CDS encoding NTP transferase domain-containing protein has translation MTAYEPPGDPGADTGPGPAGYDAVVLAGGAARRLGGADKPGLRVGGRALLDRVLAACAGARTTVVVADPRPTARPVTWAREDPPGGGPLAALAAGLRHTTAERVVVLSADLPFLAGPAVGRLLSVLAEGDTDGALLTDADGRDQPLVAAYRAPALRRGLAALARDRTERAGRPDLTGLPLRRLTGALRLTRVPDAVASFDCDTWDDLATARARIREHGHVLDEWISAAKDELGIDLDVDTGILLDLARDAAHGVARPAAPLTTFLVGYAAGRSGGGPEAVAETARKAAALAQRWAEEAADTGPGPAQGEPDVAPDATPDTRPDA, from the coding sequence GTGACCGCGTACGAGCCCCCCGGCGACCCAGGCGCCGACACCGGTCCCGGCCCCGCCGGGTACGACGCCGTCGTGCTCGCCGGCGGAGCGGCCCGGCGGCTCGGGGGCGCGGACAAGCCCGGCCTGCGGGTGGGCGGACGCGCGCTCCTCGACCGGGTGCTCGCCGCCTGCGCCGGAGCGCGCACGACGGTCGTCGTCGCCGATCCCCGGCCCACCGCGCGCCCGGTGACCTGGGCACGCGAGGACCCGCCCGGCGGCGGACCGCTCGCCGCCCTCGCCGCCGGACTGCGGCACACCACGGCGGAACGCGTCGTGGTGCTCTCCGCCGACCTGCCGTTCCTCGCCGGGCCGGCCGTCGGGCGGCTGCTGTCGGTCCTCGCCGAGGGGGACACCGACGGGGCGCTGCTCACCGACGCCGACGGCCGCGACCAGCCCCTCGTCGCCGCCTACCGCGCGCCCGCGCTGCGCCGCGGCCTCGCCGCGCTGGCCCGCGACCGGACGGAGCGGGCGGGCCGGCCGGACCTCACCGGGCTGCCGCTGCGCCGCCTGACCGGCGCTCTGCGCCTCACCCGCGTCCCGGACGCCGTCGCCTCCTTCGACTGCGACACCTGGGACGACCTCGCCACCGCAAGGGCACGCATCAGGGAGCATGGTCACGTGTTGGATGAATGGATTTCCGCAGCCAAGGACGAGTTGGGCATCGACCTGGACGTCGACACCGGGATCCTGCTCGATCTCGCGCGCGACGCCGCCCACGGGGTGGCCCGGCCGGCCGCCCCGCTGACCACCTTCCTCGTCGGCTACGCGGCCGGGCGGTCCGGAGGAGGGCCCGAGGCCGTCGCCGAGACCGCCCGCAAGGCCGCCGCCCTGGCCCAGCGCTGGGCGGAGGAGGCCGCCGACACCGGGCCCGGCCCTGCGCAGGGCGAGCCCGACGTGGCTCCCGACGCCACCCCCGACACCCGTCCGGACGCGTGA
- a CDS encoding dihydrolipoamide acetyltransferase family protein, with product MAHASDGHSLEFKLPDLGEGLTEAEIVRWLVEVGDVVAVDQPVVEVETAKAMVEVPCPYGGVVTARFGEEGTELPVGAPLVTVAVGGAAAVGAGPARDSGGGAAGTPVAETPAAERKAEGSGNVLVGYGTSEAPARRRRVRPGHQAATGASERANGRVRGAEPVDGPVRTAEPVDGPVRTAEPVDGPVRTAEPVDGPVPVISPLVRRLARQHDLDLRELTGSGPDGLILRADVEYALRAAAAQGGRTAETEAGTSRVPDAASAALSSASAASSAARSDGTRVPLKGVRGAVADKLSRSRREIPDATCWVDADATELMRARTAMNASGGPKISLVALLARICTAALARFPELNSTVDTEAREIVRLDRVHLGFAAQTDRGLVVPVVRDVHTRDAEALTAEFVRLTEAARGGRLTPGELTGGTFTLNNYGVFGVDGSTPIINHPEAAMLGVGRIVPKPWVHEGELAVRQVVQLSLTFDHRVCDGGTAGGFLRYVADCVEQPAVLLRTL from the coding sequence ATGGCACACGCTTCTGACGGGCACAGCCTGGAGTTCAAGCTGCCCGACCTCGGTGAGGGGCTCACCGAGGCGGAGATCGTGCGCTGGCTGGTCGAGGTCGGCGACGTGGTCGCCGTGGACCAGCCGGTCGTCGAGGTCGAGACGGCCAAGGCGATGGTCGAGGTGCCCTGCCCCTACGGCGGTGTGGTCACCGCCCGCTTCGGCGAGGAGGGCACGGAGCTGCCCGTGGGGGCGCCGCTGGTGACCGTCGCGGTGGGCGGGGCCGCAGCGGTGGGCGCCGGCCCGGCGCGGGACTCCGGTGGCGGTGCCGCCGGGACACCGGTCGCCGAGACGCCCGCCGCGGAGCGGAAGGCGGAGGGCTCCGGCAACGTCCTGGTGGGCTACGGCACCTCCGAGGCGCCCGCGCGGCGGCGCAGGGTGCGGCCCGGGCACCAGGCCGCCACCGGCGCGTCCGAACGGGCGAACGGCCGGGTCCGCGGCGCCGAGCCGGTGGACGGACCGGTGCGTACCGCCGAGCCGGTGGACGGACCGGTGCGTACCGCCGAGCCGGTGGACGGACCGGTGCGTACCGCCGAGCCGGTGGACGGACCGGTCCCGGTCATCTCCCCGCTGGTGCGCAGGCTTGCCCGGCAGCACGACCTGGATCTGCGGGAGCTGACCGGTTCGGGACCGGACGGGCTGATCCTGCGCGCGGACGTCGAGTACGCGCTGCGTGCCGCCGCCGCACAGGGCGGCCGCACGGCGGAGACGGAGGCCGGGACGAGCCGGGTGCCGGATGCCGCGTCCGCCGCCCTCTCCTCCGCGTCCGCCGCATCCTCCGCCGCGCGCTCCGACGGCACCCGCGTCCCCCTCAAGGGCGTGCGCGGAGCCGTCGCCGACAAGCTCTCCCGCAGTCGGCGCGAGATCCCGGACGCGACCTGCTGGGTGGACGCCGACGCGACCGAGCTGATGCGGGCGCGCACCGCGATGAACGCGTCCGGCGGCCCGAAGATCTCCCTGGTCGCCCTGCTGGCCCGGATCTGCACGGCCGCCCTGGCCCGGTTCCCGGAGCTGAACTCGACGGTCGACACCGAGGCCCGGGAGATCGTCCGGCTCGACCGGGTCCACCTCGGCTTCGCCGCCCAGACGGACCGGGGCCTGGTCGTGCCCGTCGTCCGGGACGTGCACACGCGCGACGCCGAAGCGCTCACCGCGGAGTTCGTCCGGCTGACCGAGGCGGCGCGCGGGGGCCGGCTGACGCCGGGTGAGCTGACCGGCGGCACCTTCACGCTGAACAACTACGGCGTGTTCGGCGTCGACGGCTCCACGCCGATCATCAACCACCCCGAGGCGGCCATGCTCGGCGTCGGCCGCATCGTCCCCAAACCCTGGGTGCACGAGGGCGAGCTGGCGGTGCGTCAGGTGGTGCAGCTTTCGCTCACCTTCGACCACCGGGTGTGCGACGGCGGTACGGCGGGTGGTTTCCTGCGGTACGTGGCGGACTGCGTGGAACAGCCGGCGGTGCTGCTGCGGACCCTGTGA
- a CDS encoding alpha-ketoacid dehydrogenase subunit beta, whose amino-acid sequence MTTVAVKPATMAQALTRALRDAMAADPAVHVLGEDVGTLGGVFRITDGLAAEFGADRCTDTPLAEAGILGTAVGMAMYGLRPVVEMQFDAFAYPAFEQVVSHVTKMRNRTRGKLPLPLTIRIPYGGGIGGVEHHSDSSEAYYMATPGLHVVTPATVADAYGLLRASIASDDPVVFLEPKRLYWSKDTWNPEEPTSVEPMGRAVVRRSGRSATLITYGPSLAVCMEAAEAARAEGWDLEVVDLRSLVPFDDETVCASVRRTGRAVVVHESGSFGGPGGEIAARVTERCFHHLEAPVLRVAGFDIPYPPPMLERHHLPGVDRILDAVGRLQWEAES is encoded by the coding sequence ATGACCACCGTCGCCGTCAAGCCGGCCACCATGGCGCAGGCCCTCACACGCGCGCTGCGCGACGCCATGGCCGCCGACCCGGCCGTGCACGTCCTCGGCGAGGACGTGGGCACGCTCGGCGGCGTCTTCAGGATCACCGACGGCCTCGCCGCGGAGTTCGGCGCGGACCGCTGCACGGACACCCCGCTCGCCGAGGCCGGCATCCTCGGCACGGCCGTCGGCATGGCGATGTACGGGCTTCGCCCGGTCGTCGAGATGCAGTTCGACGCCTTCGCCTACCCGGCGTTCGAGCAGGTCGTCAGCCATGTCACCAAGATGCGCAACCGCACGCGCGGAAAGCTGCCCCTGCCGCTGACCATCCGCATCCCCTACGGCGGCGGCATCGGCGGCGTCGAGCACCACAGCGACTCGTCCGAGGCGTACTACATGGCGACTCCGGGGCTCCATGTCGTCACGCCCGCGACGGTCGCCGACGCCTACGGGCTGCTGCGCGCCTCCATCGCCTCCGACGACCCGGTGGTCTTCCTCGAACCGAAGCGGCTGTACTGGTCGAAGGACACGTGGAACCCCGAGGAGCCGACGTCCGTTGAGCCGATGGGCCGCGCGGTGGTGCGGCGCTCCGGCCGGAGCGCCACGCTCATCACGTACGGGCCGTCGCTGGCCGTCTGCATGGAGGCGGCCGAGGCGGCCCGGGCCGAGGGGTGGGACCTCGAAGTCGTCGATCTGCGCTCCCTGGTGCCGTTCGACGACGAGACGGTGTGCGCTTCGGTGCGGCGGACGGGACGCGCGGTCGTCGTCCACGAGTCGGGTTCCTTCGGGGGCCCGGGCGGGGAGATCGCGGCCCGGGTCACGGAGCGCTGCTTCCACCACCTGGAGGCGCCGGTGCTGCGTGTGGCCGGGTTCGACATCCCGTATCCTCCGCCGATGCTGGAGCGTCACCACCTGCCCGGTGTGGACCGGATCCTGGACGCCGTGGGGCGCCTGCAGTGGGAGGCCGAAAGCTGA
- the pdhA gene encoding pyruvate dehydrogenase (acetyl-transferring) E1 component subunit alpha encodes MTVMEQRGAYRPTPPPAWQPRTDPAPLLPDTEPYRVLGTKAADRADTELLRTLYARLVRGRRYNAQATALTKQGRLAVYPSSTGQEACEIAAALALQERDWLFPSYRDTLAVVSRGVDPVEALTLLRGDWHTGYDPYEHRVAPLSTPLATQLPHAVGLAHAARLKGDDVVALAMVGDGGTSEGDFHEALNFAAVWRAPVVFLVQNNGFAISVPLDKQTAAPSLAHKAVGYGMPGRLVDGNDAAAVHEVLSDAVRHARAGGGPTLVEAVTYRVEAHTNADDATRYRGDAEVETWRRHDPVELLERELTERGLLDEDGIRAAREDAETMAADLRARMNQDPELNPLDLFDHVYAEPTPQLREQRAQLSAELAAEAESETGSASGPQEGGHR; translated from the coding sequence ATGACGGTCATGGAGCAGCGGGGCGCGTACCGGCCCACACCGCCGCCCGCCTGGCAGCCCCGAACCGACCCCGCGCCGCTGCTGCCCGACACGGAGCCCTACCGAGTCCTCGGCACCAAGGCCGCGGACCGCGCCGACACCGAGCTGCTGCGCACGCTGTACGCCCGGCTGGTGCGCGGCCGGCGCTACAACGCGCAGGCCACGGCGCTGACCAAGCAGGGCCGGCTGGCCGTCTACCCCTCCAGCACCGGCCAGGAGGCGTGCGAGATCGCCGCCGCGCTGGCCCTTCAGGAGCGCGACTGGCTCTTCCCCAGCTACCGCGACACCCTCGCGGTCGTCTCCCGCGGCGTCGACCCCGTCGAGGCCCTCACCCTGCTGCGCGGCGACTGGCACACCGGCTACGACCCCTACGAGCACCGGGTCGCCCCGCTGTCCACGCCGCTGGCCACCCAGCTGCCGCACGCCGTGGGCCTCGCCCACGCCGCCCGCCTCAAGGGCGACGACGTGGTCGCCCTGGCCATGGTCGGCGACGGCGGCACCAGTGAGGGCGACTTCCACGAGGCGCTGAACTTCGCCGCCGTCTGGCGGGCCCCGGTCGTCTTCCTCGTGCAGAACAACGGCTTCGCGATCTCCGTCCCGCTCGACAAGCAGACCGCCGCCCCGTCGCTGGCCCACAAGGCCGTCGGCTACGGGATGCCCGGCCGCCTGGTCGACGGCAACGACGCCGCCGCGGTGCACGAGGTCCTGTCCGACGCCGTGCGGCACGCCCGCGCGGGCGGCGGTCCCACGCTGGTGGAGGCGGTGACGTACCGCGTCGAGGCGCACACCAACGCCGACGACGCCACGCGCTACCGGGGCGACGCCGAGGTGGAGACCTGGCGCCGGCACGACCCGGTCGAGCTGCTGGAGCGGGAGCTGACCGAGCGCGGGCTGCTCGACGAGGACGGCATCCGCGCCGCCCGCGAGGACGCCGAGACCATGGCCGCCGACCTGCGTGCCCGCATGAACCAGGACCCCGAGCTGAACCCCCTGGACCTGTTCGACCACGTCTACGCCGAGCCCACACCGCAACTGCGCGAGCAGCGGGCCCAGCTGAGCGCGGAGCTGGCGGCCGAGGCCGAGTCCGAGACGGGTTCCGCGTCCGGTCCACAGGAAGGCGGACACCGATGA
- a CDS encoding Lrp/AsnC family transcriptional regulator — protein MADRPGEGGGPDEPGAPPPARPLDAIDQDILRMLQADGRASIRSVAERVHVSRANAYARINRLVEDGVIRGFGARVDHERAGHGTSAYITLKIVQNSWRTVRAQLRQLPGASHIALVGGDFDVLLLVHTPDNRALRELVLSRLQAIPEVLSTRTLLVFETEDLEPQG, from the coding sequence ATGGCCGACCGCCCCGGGGAGGGCGGCGGCCCCGACGAGCCCGGTGCCCCGCCGCCCGCGCGCCCGCTGGACGCCATCGACCAGGACATCCTGCGCATGCTCCAGGCGGACGGCCGGGCCTCGATACGGTCGGTCGCGGAGCGGGTGCACGTCTCGCGCGCGAACGCCTACGCCCGCATCAACCGGCTCGTCGAGGACGGTGTCATCCGCGGCTTCGGCGCCCGCGTCGACCACGAGCGCGCCGGGCACGGCACCTCGGCCTACATCACCCTGAAGATCGTCCAGAACTCCTGGCGGACGGTCCGCGCCCAGCTGCGGCAGCTGCCCGGGGCCTCGCACATCGCCCTGGTGGGCGGCGACTTCGACGTCCTGCTGCTGGTGCACACCCCGGACAACCGGGCCCTGCGCGAGCTGGTGCTCAGCCGCCTCCAGGCCATCCCCGAGGTGCTCAGCACCCGCACCCTGCTGGTCTTCGAGACCGAGGACCTCGAACCGCAGGGCTGA
- a CDS encoding TetR/AcrR family transcriptional regulator: protein MTTAKRDTYTPETLLSVAVQVFIERGYDGTSMEHLSKAAGISKSSIYHHVSGKEELLRRAVSRALDELFGILDEEHAREGSAAERLEYVVRRMVEVLMAELPYVTLLLRVRGNTGTERWALERRREFDHRVAALLKDAAAEGDVRADVEVRLATRLVFGMINSIVEWYRPDGPDGRDGASGVSGAGEREVVDAVARLVFGGLRKAS from the coding sequence ATGACCACCGCCAAGCGCGACACGTACACGCCCGAGACGCTGCTGTCCGTCGCCGTGCAGGTCTTCATCGAGCGTGGCTACGACGGCACCTCCATGGAGCATCTGTCCAAGGCGGCGGGGATCTCCAAGTCGTCGATATACCACCACGTCAGCGGCAAGGAGGAGCTGCTGCGCCGGGCCGTGAGCCGGGCCCTGGACGAGCTCTTCGGGATCCTCGACGAGGAGCACGCGCGCGAGGGGTCCGCCGCCGAGCGCCTGGAGTACGTCGTGCGGCGCATGGTCGAGGTGCTCATGGCGGAGCTGCCCTATGTGACGCTGCTGCTGCGGGTGCGCGGCAACACCGGCACCGAGCGGTGGGCGCTGGAGCGGCGGCGCGAGTTCGACCACCGGGTCGCCGCGCTGCTGAAGGACGCGGCGGCCGAGGGGGACGTGCGCGCGGACGTGGAGGTGCGGCTCGCGACCCGCCTCGTCTTCGGCATGATCAACTCGATCGTCGAGTGGTACCGCCCCGACGGTCCCGACGGCCGGGACGGCGCGAGCGGCGTGAGCGGCGCGGGCGAGCGCGAGGTGGTCGACGCGGTGGCGCGGCTGGTGTTCGGCGGGCTGCGCAAGGCGTCCTGA